In Pirellulales bacterium, the DNA window CACGGCGTATCCGCTGCGTAAGGATTACCCGCTGCAAGGGCGCGGCGAGCGGCACAACTTCCCGGTTCTGCTGAGGAGCGAGAGCTGACATGTCGTTGGAATCCGCCATGTTGACGCAGCCGGGCGAGCCTGGCGCCGCGACCGATGAGCAGGACTATTTGTGGACGCTCAATTTTGGTCCGCAGCATCCGGCCACGCACACCACCTTGCGGTTGGTGATTCGGCTGGATGGCGAGCGCGTGGTGGATGCCGTGCCCGACATTGGCTACCTGCACTCGGGCTTTGAGAAGATTGGCGAACACCTCGATTACAACCAGTACGTGACGGTCACGGACCGGATGAATTACATCTCGCCGATGGCCAACAACGTGGCCTGGCACGGCGCGGTGGAAAAGCTGATGGGGATCGAGCTGACGCCGCGCTGCAAGTATTTACGGGTGATCGTGGCGGAGTTGGCGCGGATCAGCGACCATCTGTTGTGCAACGGCGCGGTGGGCCTGGACGTGGGGGCGTTCACGTTCTTTTTGTACGCGTTCAATCAGCGCGAGGCGTTGTACGACATCTTTGAGACGGTGTGCGGCGCGCGGTTCACCAACAGCTACACGCGGGTCGGCGGACTGATGTACGACGCCACGCCGCTGTTCGTGGAAAAGGTGCGGGCCTTCGCGCGGGCGTTTCCCAAGACGTTGGACGACATGGAGCGACTGCTCAACCGCAATCGCATCTTCATCGATCGGACCAAAGGGGTGGGCCTGTTGAGCAAGGCCGAGGCGCTGTCGCGCAGCGCCACCGGACCGATCGCGCGGGCCAGCGGCGTGACGCGCGACCTGCGCAAAGACGAGCCGTATCTGGCGTATGGCGATTTTGATTTTCAGGTGTGCTGCGCCACGGCGGGCGATTGCCTGACGCGCTACCTGGTGCGCATGGCCGAAATGCGCGAGAGCCTGAAGATCGTGGAGCAGGCGATCGAGAATCTGCCATCGGGCCCGGTGAACGTGGGCATCGACCAGCGCACCGCGCTGCCGCGCAAGACGCAGGTGTATTCGACCATCGAAGGGCTGATTTCGCACTTTGAGCTGGTGATGAGCAACCGCGGCTTTGAAGTGCCGAACGAAGAATGCTATGCGGCGATTGAGAGCCCCAACGGCGAGCTGGGATTTTACATCGCGGGGGACGGCAGCGACGTGGCGTATCGGGCGCGATGCCGGCCGCCGTCGTACATCCACTTCGCCCTGTTTCCGTATTTGATCAAGGGGCACACGCTCAGCGACATCGTGGCGGTGCTGGGCAGCTTGAACATCATTGCCGCGGAGCTCGATCGCTAACCATTTGCCGCCCGGAGTCGAGAGCTTGTCCCACACCAACGGCCAACGCGTGCTGACCGACGAGATGGTGGCGGCGATCCGCGCCTACTTTCCGCGTTATCCCACGCGGCAGGCGGTGACGCTGCCGGCCTTGCACATTGTGAACGAGCGGCTGCGGCATGTGCCGCTGCAAGCGGTGGTGGAGATCGCCGAACTGCTGGAGCTGAAGCCGGCGGAGGTGCAAGACACGCTCTCGTTTTACGGCTTCTTCAAGCAGGACGCGCCGCACGGCAAGACCCGGGCCTGGGTG includes these proteins:
- the nuoD gene encoding NADH dehydrogenase (quinone) subunit D; amino-acid sequence: MLTQPGEPGAATDEQDYLWTLNFGPQHPATHTTLRLVIRLDGERVVDAVPDIGYLHSGFEKIGEHLDYNQYVTVTDRMNYISPMANNVAWHGAVEKLMGIELTPRCKYLRVIVAELARISDHLLCNGAVGLDVGAFTFFLYAFNQREALYDIFETVCGARFTNSYTRVGGLMYDATPLFVEKVRAFARAFPKTLDDMERLLNRNRIFIDRTKGVGLLSKAEALSRSATGPIARASGVTRDLRKDEPYLAYGDFDFQVCCATAGDCLTRYLVRMAEMRESLKIVEQAIENLPSGPVNVGIDQRTALPRKTQVYSTIEGLISHFELVMSNRGFEVPNEECYAAIESPNGELGFYIAGDGSDVAYRARCRPPSYIHFALFPYLIKGHTLSDIVAVLGSLNIIAAELDR
- a CDS encoding NAD(P)H-dependent oxidoreductase subunit E — encoded protein: MSHTNGQRVLTDEMVAAIRAYFPRYPTRQAVTLPALHIVNERLRHVPLQAVVEIAELLELKPAEVQDTLSFYGFFKQDAPHGKTRAWVCRSVSCALRGGEEILEHLCHRAGVQPGETTADGRLTVEFAECLGACEHAPCMLAGDTLHTSLTPEKIDQYLAQRGA